The genomic DNA TCGCTGCGCCTTACGTATGTCTCGGCCGGACATGAGCCGCCGTTCCTCATCAGGCGTTCTGCGCCGGGTGCGCCTCCGGAGGTCACGGAACTGCGCGGCGGCGGGCTGGTGCTCGGCATCGATGCGTCGGAGTCGTATGAGCGGATCCCCTTCCAGCTCCAAAGGGGCGACATCGTTGTTGCCTACACCGACGGACTGATGGACGTGCGGAACTTCGCGGGCGAGAAACTGGGCCGCACGCGCCTTGAAAGCACCGTGCGGGATCTTGTCGCGAAAGAGCCGGAGGGATCGGTGACGGCGGCACGGATCCTTGAGCACCTCATGTGGACCGTCAGGCAGTTCGCGGGGCTGATGCCGCGCCCCGACGATATCACGATCGTTGTGCTGCGCGCACTCGCGTGACCGGCGACACGGGGACTTCTCACGTCTCTATGAAGTGGAAGAGACGAAGGCGATATCCGTGCGTCTTACTTCAGAAGCCGCTCCAGATAGTGGATATCCACGCCGCCCTTGCGGAAGTCAGCGTTCTCCATCAGGCGCTGGTGCAGCGGGATCGTCGTCTTGATCGGGCCGACATTGAACTCGCGGAGCGCGCGGGCCATGCGGTTCATGCACTGCTCGCGATCGTCGGCGTGGACGATCAGCTTGCCGATCATCGAGTCGTAGTTCGGCGGCACCGTGTACCCGGTGACGACATGCGTGTCCAGGCGGACTCCCGGGCCGCCCGGCGGCTCGAACGTCGTGATCCGTCCGGCGCACGGCATGAAGTTCTTGTCGGGATCCTCGGCGTTGATGCGACACTCCATCGCGTGCCCGCGGATCTCGATGTCCTTCTGCTTGTAAGGCAGCGGCTCGCCCGACGCGACGAGGATCGACATCTTGACGATGTCGACGCCCGTGATCATCTCGGTGACCGGGTGCTCGACCTGCACGCGCGTGTTCACCTCGAGCATGTAGAAGTTCTGCTTCTCGTCCATCAGGAACTCGACGGTCGCAGCCCCCGAGTACTCCGCGGCCTTGATGAGCCGCGCCGCGGCCTCGCACGCGGCATCACGCTTCTTGCGGTCGATCAGCGGGCCGGGGGCCTCTTCGATGAGTTTCTGGTGGCGGCGCTGCGTGGAGCAGTCGCGCTCAAACAGGTGGATGGCGTGCCCATGCTTGTCGCCGAGGCACTGGACCTCGACGTGGCGGGCATGCTCAAGGAACTTCTCGATGAAGACCGCGCCGTTCCCGAAGGCGGCAAGGGCTTCCTGGCTGGCGATGCGGAGGTTGGTGCGGAGGGTCGCCTCGTTGTGGCAGACCTTCATGCCGCGCCCGCCACCGCCGGCAGAGGCCTTGATGATCACCGGATACCCGATCTCGGCGGCGACATTGACGGCCTCTTCCTCGTCCTCGATCGCGCCCTCCGAGCCGGGGAAGATCGGAACCTTCGCGGCCTTGGCCGTCCGCTTGCACTCGACCTTGTCACCGAGCTTCGCCATCGCCTCGGGAGAGGGGCCGATGAACTCGATCTTGCAGTCGCGGCAGATCTGCGCAAAGTCGGCCCGCTCAGAGAGGAAGCCGTAGCCGGGATGGATGGCGTCGACGTCGGCGATCTCCGCCGCAGCGATGATCTTGGGGATGTTGATGTACGACTCGCGCGCCGGAGGCGGGCCGATGCAGATCGCGCGATCGGCGAGCTTGAGGTACGGCGCGTCCTTGTCGGCAGTGGAGTACACGCAGACGGCTTCGACGCCGAGCTCGCGGCAGGCACGGATGATGCGAAGGGCGATCTCGCCGCGGTTGGCAATGAGGATGCGTCTAAACATTCAGTGACGGAGTGACGGAGTGACACAGTGACGGAGCGAAAGGCACGCCGTCCCGGGGTCCACGTCCTTACTCTCGCTCCTTGTCTTCGAGACTGCGGATCAGTCCTTGGATGACTCGATCGGTTTCTGCAACGAGGTCAATGATGCTCTGGTGCGGCTGGGCCAAGCGAAGGCGAGATACGAGTTCGAGCTGGGTGCTGACTTCGGCAACAGATCCGCGTGCGACACGCAGAGAGCGAAGAAACTCAGCGGGCGTCCCGCGTCCGTAGCCCTCTGCGATGTTGGATGGGATTGATACCGCCGCGCGACGAAGCTGGCTCCGCAGACCAAATCGTTCACTCTCCGGCAGGGAATCAACGAAGCCGTACATCATCTCGGCGAGTTCCATTCCTCGCTGCCAGCCGATGATGTCTCGATAGCTCCGGATGCTTCCCACTCTTTCACTCCGTCACTCCGTCACTGTGTCACTGTGTCACTGTGTCACTACGGCTTGACCAAAAACAGCTTCTGCCCGAACTCGACCGCGTCGCCGTTCTTGACCAGCACGCGCTCGATCGTTCCCGAGACCTCGGACTTGATCTCGTTGAACACCTTCATCGCCTCGACGAGGCAGACGACCGAGCCGGGGCCGACCTGCGAGCCGACCTTCGCGAAGGGGGGGGAGTCCGGGTTCGAGGCGGAGTAGAACGTCCCGACCATCGGGGACTCGATCGCCACCAGGCCGGCGTCGGAGGAGGGGGCCGAGGAGCCACCCGGTGCCGCCTGTCCGGGTGCCGATGCCGGGATCGCCATCGGCATCATCATCTGAGGCGTCATCATCTGAGGCGTCATCATGTGGGGGGGGAGTTGGACGCCAGACTGGCCGCGCTTCAGAACGACGGCCTCGTTCTCATCGCGAAGTTCCAGTTCTGTGAGACCGTTGTCGGTCATCAATTGGACCAACTCGGCTAACTTCTTCATGTCGATCATGTGTAAGGGTCCGCGAGATTCGCACGGACACCGAACGGGTACGCCACGCTCGGGCCGGTCGGAAGCCGGGCATGATACGCGAAGACGCCAGCAGCGGCGAACACCTGACAACGCCCCAATCGTCGGCGGCGGTGGGTAGACTGCGCCAATGTCGGCAGATCAGGACCAACCCGATGGTGCCTCGCAGGAGCGAGCTGGCCGCGCTCCGCCTCGCTTTGCGAGCTGGTGCGCGATCGCGCTGGCGGGATCTGTCCTGCTTCTGCTCACGCCTCTGATCGTCGCGTTCTTCCCTCGGGGTGCGCCAGTCGGAACGGCACCCGGCGCGTTGGAGACGATGCTTCCCAAGACGGGTCCGCTGGTGCTCAACTCTCTGCTGGCATCGGCTGGTGTCGGTGTGTGCGCGACCGGGCTGGGCTTGGCTGTGGCGTGGACGACGCGCGGTCTTCGGGGAGCTGGCCTTCTCTCGCACATGGCGGTGCTCCTGCCTCTCATGCTCCCCGCGTATCTGTCGTACTCGGGGTGGAGCGTGCTGCGCGCGCCCGGGTCATGGCTCGGCGACTGGATCGGTTCGCTTCCCGGGACACGTGCCGGGGATGTCGGGCGCGCTGCGAACATCGGGTTTGCCATCCTGGGCATGACGCTCTGGCTCTGGCCATTGGCCGCGGTTCTGGTGACGGCGAACATTCGCAGACTCGACGCCGATCTCTTCCACATGCTGCGGCTCGAATCGGCACGCGGCCCGGCCCGCTGGTGGCTCGTGGTCCGCCTGCTTCGCCCGAGCATCCTCCTTTCTGTCGTCACGATCGGCATCCTGGTGATGGGCACGGCGATACCGCTCCACGTCGCGAATGTGCCGACGCTCGCCATCTCGGTCTGGCTTGCACTCGACCGTTCACCCCCCGGCGAGGCGTGGCGGGCACTTCTCGCGGCGTGGCCCCTATGGACGCTCGCGATTGTCGCTGGGTGGTGGCTCGGGGGGCGCGCGTCCGACTGGGCGACAGGCAACCGCGCGACATCGTCGAGCTTCAGCGTCTCGCACCGGCAGAGCATCCTGCTCTACGGCGCGACATCGCTCTCGGTGGTCATCCCGGCCGCCCTTCTTGTGAACGCGACCAGAGATTCGGCATCGCTGATGCGATTCTGGCGAATCAGTGGCGATGGCGTGCTCCACGGGCTTGGTCTCGCGACAGCAACCGGCGTGATCGTCGCCCTGATCGCCATCGCGACGGGTGTGGCGGTCGGTTCACGGGCCTGGGCGGCATCGGTCGGCAAGGGTTTCGTTCGCGTCATGCTCATGCTCGGCTTTGCCCCCGGTGTTCTCATCGGCACTGGGCTTGTCAGCGGCTGGAACCGGCTCGATTCCAGCGGGTTCGTCACCTCGGGGGTGATGATTGAGGGACTCGCCCAAGTGTGCCGCTATGGGTGGATCGGCGCGATCGCCGGGTGCGCTATGGTCCGCATGGAGCACCCGCACCTCCGGGACCTCCGACAGGCGGACGGCGCGGAGACGCTCGCGGGCTTCGCTCGCACGGGCCTGCTGCTGAACTTGCCGATTCTCGCCGCGTCGGGGCTTGCTACGGGCATGCTCTCGTTCACAGAGATCGAGGCGACGGTCGTGGTTCAGCCCCCGGGCACGGGCGATCTCGCGCGCCAGATCCTGAACTACCTCCACTATGCCCGTATGGAAGAGATGTCCGCAGCGGCGGCGTGGATCGTGGGTTCAGGGATCCTTCTCACCGCTTTCATCGGATGGTTGCTCATGCTCGTGGAGAGGGCCAAGCGAACGAGCCGCGAGGTATCGTAAGATGACGGCCATGCAGATGGGAGGCCGCGAGGATCCATCCCGGGAACCGCCCACGTGTCTGACGCGTGCGCCGTCTTCGCCGGTCGGGTTCGTTGCTGTTGTGCTGGCGGCTCTGGCTCTCTCAGGATGCGGATCGGATCCTGAAACAGACGCGCGGCCCCTCGAAGTCGTCGCGACCATCGGCTCTGTCGGGATCTGGCCCGGTCAGTTTGCGACACCTCGCGCGCTGGACACCGACGGATCGACGCTCTGGGTGATCGACAAGGCGGCACGGATCCAGCGCCTCGACGCCCAGACGGGTGCGCCGCTCTCAGAGTGGAAGACGCCGCGACATGCGAACGGAATGCCCGTCGGCGTGACCTGCGCGGTGATCGACGGCCGTCCTCTGACGTTCGTCGCAGACACGCACGAGCACCGCGTGCTCGTGTATGAGCCGGGGAGCGATCCGACCGCCGAGGCGCGCATCGTTGCGGAGTTCGGCTCGTACGGCACCGGCCAGGGGCAGTTTATTTATCTGACCGACGTGGCGGTTGTTGCCGACCCGGCTCTGGGCGTTCGGATCTATGTCTCGGAGTACGGCGGATCAGATCGGGTGAGTGTCTTCGACGAGCGCTTTGAGTTTCTGTTCTCCATCGGCGAGTTCGGCACCGGGGAGGACCCATCGCGCATCGAGTTCAACCGTCCGCAGGCGCTCGCGATCGACGAGCAGGCCAGAGAGCTCATCGTGGTCGATGCCTGCAACCACAGGATCGGCAGGTTCACGCTCGAAGGCGAGCTGATCGCGTGGATCGGTTCTCCCTCAACCGCCGGGCGCAAGCTCGGGCAGTTCAAGTACCCGTACAGCATCGCGCTCCTGGACGACGGCACCGCCCTCGTGGTTGAGTATGAAAACGCCCGCATCCAGCGGATCGACATGCGCACCGGGCGCGGGATCAAGACCTACGGCAAGCCGGGGCGCGGCACGGGCGAACTCGTCACGCCCTGGTCGATCGCGATGGTCGGGCGCACTGCGTTTGTGCTCGATGCCGGGAACAACCGCGTGCAGGCGTTCCGGGCTCCCCGCCCCGGGCAGTCGCGCGCGACCGAGGTCGCCTCTCTCGGCTCGCTGCAAGCGACCGATCAGAAGGGGGGGCGATGATGGAGAGCTCGTGGATCCATCACGCGATGGGGCTACACGCGATCGGGCGTGCAGGTGCGAGCCCGCTCGCCTCGATCACGCTCGGCCCGGTCCAGTTCGATTCTCCGGTGTTCTTGATACTGCTACCGGTGCTGATTGCGCTCGCGATCTGGATCGCGCGTCGGAATCTCTCGGGGCTGAGTTCCGCCTCTCGCAAGGTCGCCATCGGGATTCGCCTGCTCCTCATCACGCTGCTCGTGCTCGTGCTCTCGGAGCCCCAGACTCGTAGGACCAGCAAGGACGTCAGCGTGACGGCCGTGTTGGATGCAAGCCGCTCGATCCCCGCGCCGCTGGTGGCGCAGATGGACCGTTTCATCGCGGAAGCCGCACAGCTTCACAAACAATCCGGCGACCGTCTGGGCGTCATCACGGTTGCCCGCGATGCCCGCGTGCAGGATCTGCCCCGCCCGCAGGTGCAGGGTGTGGATCGCAAGGACACGGGGCCGCTGGACGGGACCGATCTCGCCTCGGCGATACGTCTGGCGATGGCAGTGATGCCGAAGGATGCCGCGAACCGGCTCTTGCTGATCTCCGACGGAAACGAGACGGCTGGTTCGCTTCTGCAGGCGGCCCAGGCAGCGCGGGCCGCGGGCGTTCCAATCGATGTCGTGCCGATCGTGTACGAGCACAAGAGCGAGGTCATCGTCGAGCGTCTCGTGGTTCCCGCCACGGCCCGGATGGGTGAGACGGTCGCGGTCAAGGTGGTGTTGACGGCGACAGCCCCCGTCGAGGGGCTTCTGTCGATCATGCAGAACGGCACGAAGATCGATCTCGATCCGGACACGCCCGATCTCTCGATGCCGGTCTCTCTCACAGCGGGCGTGAACGTCAAGGTCATCCCGCTGACGCTCTTCGCCGCAGGGCCGCAGGAGTTCGAGGCGATCTTCGAGCCGCTCGTCGGCGAGGGGGGCGAGTCGGGCGATGCGATCATGGAGAACAACCGGGCACTCGCGGTCTCCTTTGTCGCGGGGCGCGGCCGGGTCCTCCTTGTCTCCCGAAGCGAGCAGGAGTCGAGGCCGTTTGCAGAGGCGATGGCCGCGGGCCGGATCGACGCCAGCGTCATCCCGTCCGAGCAGTTCCCGGGCTCGCTCACGGAACTCAACGGCTTCGACGCCGTGGTCCTGATCAACCAGAACGCGTACGAGTACACGCTCGCGCAGCAGGTCGCGATGCGTCAGTATGTCCACGACTCGGGCGGCGGGCTCGTCATGATCGGCGGACCGGATTCCTTCGGCGCGGGCGGGTGGATCGGCTCGCCGATCGAAGAGGTCCTCCCGGTTCGCCTCGATCCTCCGCAGAAGCGTCAGATGCCGCGCGGTGCGCTGGTCCTGATCATCCACTCTGTCGAGATGCCGCAGGGCGTTTTCTACGGCAAGCAGGTCGCGAACGCGGCGGTCGACGCCCTCTCTCGCCTCGATCTCGCGGGGATCATCGAGTACTCATGGGGCAACGCGACCGACTGGGTGCATCCGCTGGTCGAGCTGGGGGACAAGAGCCAGATCAAGCAGGCGATCAACGGCTTGCAGTTCGGCGATATGCAGGACTTCTCGCCGTCATTCAATCTGGCATTGCAGGGGCTGCTGCGGGTTCAGGCAGGCCAGAAGCACGTGATCATGATCTCGGACGGCGATCCGACGCTGCCGCCACGCTCGCTGCTCCAGAAGTTCGTTGACGCGAAGATCTCTGTGAGCACAGTCGGCGTCTTCCCGCACTCACCGGCGGACACGGCGCGAATGAGCACGATCGCGCGCGACACCGGCGGCCAGCACTACGAGATCACAACCCAGGCGGCGCTCGCGACACTCCCGCAGATCTTCATCAAGGAGGCGCAGACGATCCGTCGCTCGCTGATCTGGGAGGGGCAGGCATTCGCGCCGCGGATCGTCGATGCCGCCGCCGAAACGATGCGGGGTATCTCGGGCGTGCCGCCGATCTCGGGCTACGTCGTGACGGCGGATCGCGAGGGTCTGAGCGTCGTGACGATGCGAGGACAAGAGAACGACCCGATCGCTGCCCAGTGGCAGTTCGGGCTCGGGCGTTCCGTGGCCTTCACATCGGATGCCGCCACGCGCTGGAGCCCGGCGTGGGTCTCGTGGCCGGGCTTCAACCAGTTCTGGCAGCAGCACATCCGCTGGGCGATGCGCCCCTCGGGATCCGCGAACGTCCGCGTGACGACGGAGAACAGGGGCGACCAGACGCTCATCTCGATCGACGCGCTCGACCAGAACGGCGAGCGACTGAACTTTGCCCAGTTCCGAGGGCGCCTTGCCCTCCCCGATGGCGGAGGACAGGACGTCCAGGTGCAGCAGATCGGGCCCGGGCGATACGAGGCCCGTGTGCCGACCGAGCAGGCGGGGACCTACTTGCTCGGGCTGAGGTACGCCGCTCGTCCCGAAGAAAGCGGCCCGATGATCGAGGGAACCGTGCAGGCGGCGATCACCAGACCCTTCGCCGATGAGTTCCGCGCGATCCGCGACAACGCGCCGCTCCTGAGGCAGATCGCTGAGATGACCGGCGGCAAAGTCCTGTCATCCGACCCGCGTCAGGCGGAGCTTTGGAGGCGGGACGACATCAGCATGCCGGTCGCGACAACCCCGATCTGGCTGACGCTCGCCATCTGCTCGATCGCGCTCTTTCTGGCCGATGTCGGTGTGCGCCGTGTCCGCATCGATCCCCACGCGATCGCAAGGCGCATCGCAGGGCTCTTCGGTGCTTCCAAAGTGAAACAAGGTGCGCAGATCGGGTCGTTGCAGGCCGCTCGCGACAAGGCACGCGAGCGCATGAGCGAAGCGGACCGAGGAAGCAGGACAGATCGCGCCGCCGATCCGGCACCGACGCCGATCGCAGACGTCGCGGCACGCAAGTTCGAGAGCGGCCCGGGCACAAAGCCCGACGCCTCCAGCCCTCTGTCGAGCATCCGCTCATCCGACGCACCGGGCGAGAGACCGAAGCCCCGCGCGGGTGCGAGCGAGATCAAGAGCGCGGAAGAGGGAATGTCCGCCTTGATGAAGGCCAAGAAGCGAGCCCAGGAACAGATCGACGACCAGTCGCGCCCGCGCGACGACAAGAAGCAGGACTGACCAAAGACGACCCACCGGCCGGACACCGTTCGGCACACAGGACGGAGCGTGAATCATGGCGAACAGCAGCGTCCCCTCTCCAGAAACTCCCGCGGAACTCCGCGCCGAGTGCGACAAGTTCAAGGCGACCTTCCAGCAACTCCGCACCGAGATCGGCAAGGTGGTTGTCGGCCACAAGGAGGTCGTGGACGGCGTGCTGATCGCGCTCTTCGCCGGCGGCAACGTGCTGCTCGAAGGCGTGCCCGGACTCGGCAAGACCCTGCTCATCCGCACACTCTCCGAGACGCTCCACCTCTCCTTCAATCGCGTGCAGTTTACCCCAGACCTCATGCCGGCGGACGTCATCGGCACCAACATCGTCACCGAAGATGCAGACACCGGGCGCAGGGGATTCCAGTTCCAGCGCGGCCCGATCTTCGCACAGATCGTCCTCGCCGACGAGATCAACCGCGCCACGCCCAAGACCCAATCCGCGCTCCTTGAAGCGATGCAGGAGCGATCGGTGACGGTCGCCGGCCAGACCTACAAGCTCGAACTCCCCTTCTTCGTCATGGCGACGCAGAATCCGATCGAGCAGGAGGGCACATACCCGCTCCCAGAGGCCCAGCTCGACCGCTTCATCTTCAAGATCGTGGTTGGCTACTCGCAGCTCGACGAACTCATGACGATCCTCGACCGCACGACCAGCACGGAGAACCCCAAGCCCTCGCGCGTCATCGACGGGCCCGCGATCCTCGCGGCTCAGAAACTCGTTCGTGGCGTCGTCGTCGCGCCCCACGTCAAGGAGTACGCCGCGAGACTCGTGCTCGCCACGCATCCAGGCGGCAAGCACGCCGCAGGAGGCGAGGGGGGCATCACCAACCGCTATGTCCGCTGCGGCGCATCGCCCCGTGCGGCTCAGGCGCTGCTCCTGGGTGGAAAGGTCAGGGCCCTCGCCGACGGGCGGTACAACGTCTCCTACAAGGACATCCAGGAGATCGCGACACTCGCGCTCCGCCATCGTCTCCTCCTCAACTTCGAGGCCGAGGCAGACCGCGTCGATCCGGATGCGATCGTGAAAGAGATCTTGGAGAAGACAACAACCCAGCCCATGGCGGCGGTGGGGGTGTGAGGGAGCCCCGAGCGCAAGCTCGGGGAGTACAACGAGGTCGTGCGGCTCAAGATGCAGAGAACGCAGATCGAGGACCCGCTTGGGCGGGGGCCGCAGAGAAGCGCGGAGTGACGCAGAGAAAGGAAAGCTCCATGGACCGAGCAGTCATCGCAATGGGCATCGTTGGACTGGGGATCCTCGCGGGCGGCTGCAAGTCTCACCAAAGCCCGATCTTCGCGAAGTCCGAGTACGTCCGAGCATCATCCCTCGCCGGCACGTGGACATCGACCGACGGACGCACGTTCACGATCCGCGAGACGCCCGGAGGCGGGCTGGTGATCGGCGAGGGGAGCGAGTCGCACACCGGCGTGCTCGTCAACATCGGCGGCTCATCCATACTTGAGATCCCCATGAGCGATCCCTCGCGTATGTCCGTCGACGCCTCGCCCGTCTACCACTACGGACTTGTAAAGGTCAGCGGCGACACGATGGAGCACCAGGGCCTGAGCCCGGCGTGGCTGGCGAGCCAGCAGCAGCAGAGCAGCGCGATCGTTGCCGCGCCCCTCGCGAGCGGCACGGGAACCGTGACGGCGACGGACCCTGAGACGATGCGCGGGCTGCTCAAGAAAGCCGTCGCGGATCCGAACGCCTGGGGAGCGAAGGAAATCCTGACACGCAGGCCATAGTCCAGCATGGTGTGTGAGTGAGGCAAAGAGAACGCAGAGGACGCAGGGGTTCTTGAACGCGAAGATCGCGAAGGTCTCGAAGGAAGGCGATGTGAATGAGCCGCTCGACAACTCAGGGGCTTTCCGGAAGGAGTTGCCCGCCGATCTTGAGCGGATCGCGCACACACTGATTGGTGCCGCGATTGAGGTTCATCGCGAGCTTGGCCCCGGGTTGCTTGAATCCGTTTATGAGGAGGCTCTCGTGCATGAACTTTGCACACGGGGCCTGCGAGCACAGAGGCAAGTTGCGCTGGACGTTGTATACAAGGGCGCGGTGATCAAGGGGCAGCGGCTCGACCTAGTCGTGGAAGGACTGATTGTTGTGGAACTGAAGGCCATTGCAAAGCTGGCGGACTTGCACGGAGCCCAGTTGCTGTCATACCTGCGAGCGGCTCGTTTGCCACTCGGCTTGTTGTTCAACTTCAATGTGATGGTCCTTCGTGACGGTATGAGGCGAGTTCTCAATGAGCGTGCCATAGAGACTTTCTCTCCTCTTGTTGTCCCTTCGCGATCTTCGCGTTCTTCGCGTTCAGGAATGGATTGATGCTGCGTACAACCACCATCTCCCGCCCCACCTCGATCGACGACCTGCTCGACGGCCGCCTCGCCGCGCGAATCTCGCAGCTCGACCTCGCCTCCAAGAAGATCTTCGCCGGCAAGATGAAAGGCGAGCGCCGCTCCAAGAAACGAGGCGAGTCCGTCGAGTTCGCCGATCACCGCCCCTATGTCACCGGCGACGACCTCCGCCACATCGACT from Phycisphaeraceae bacterium includes the following:
- the accC gene encoding acetyl-CoA carboxylase biotin carboxylase subunit; translation: MFRRILIANRGEIALRIIRACRELGVEAVCVYSTADKDAPYLKLADRAICIGPPPARESYINIPKIIAAAEIADVDAIHPGYGFLSERADFAQICRDCKIEFIGPSPEAMAKLGDKVECKRTAKAAKVPIFPGSEGAIEDEEEAVNVAAEIGYPVIIKASAGGGGRGMKVCHNEATLRTNLRIASQEALAAFGNGAVFIEKFLEHARHVEVQCLGDKHGHAIHLFERDCSTQRRHQKLIEEAPGPLIDRKKRDAACEAAARLIKAAEYSGAATVEFLMDEKQNFYMLEVNTRVQVEHPVTEMITGVDIVKMSILVASGEPLPYKQKDIEIRGHAMECRINAEDPDKNFMPCAGRITTFEPPGGPGVRLDTHVVTGYTVPPNYDSMIGKLIVHADDREQCMNRMARALREFNVGPIKTTIPLHQRLMENADFRKGGVDIHYLERLLK
- a CDS encoding four helix bundle protein, with amino-acid sequence MGSIRSYRDIIGWQRGMELAEMMYGFVDSLPESERFGLRSQLRRAAVSIPSNIAEGYGRGTPAEFLRSLRVARGSVAEVSTQLELVSRLRLAQPHQSIIDLVAETDRVIQGLIRSLEDKERE
- the accB gene encoding acetyl-CoA carboxylase biotin carboxyl carrier protein, with the translated sequence MKKLAELVQLMTDNGLTELELRDENEAVVLKRGQSGVQLPPHMMTPQMMTPQMMMPMAIPASAPGQAAPGGSSAPSSDAGLVAIESPMVGTFYSASNPDSPPFAKVGSQVGPGSVVCLVEAMKVFNEIKSEVSGTIERVLVKNGDAVEFGQKLFLVKP
- a CDS encoding VWA domain-containing protein → MMESSWIHHAMGLHAIGRAGASPLASITLGPVQFDSPVFLILLPVLIALAIWIARRNLSGLSSASRKVAIGIRLLLITLLVLVLSEPQTRRTSKDVSVTAVLDASRSIPAPLVAQMDRFIAEAAQLHKQSGDRLGVITVARDARVQDLPRPQVQGVDRKDTGPLDGTDLASAIRLAMAVMPKDAANRLLLISDGNETAGSLLQAAQAARAAGVPIDVVPIVYEHKSEVIVERLVVPATARMGETVAVKVVLTATAPVEGLLSIMQNGTKIDLDPDTPDLSMPVSLTAGVNVKVIPLTLFAAGPQEFEAIFEPLVGEGGESGDAIMENNRALAVSFVAGRGRVLLVSRSEQESRPFAEAMAAGRIDASVIPSEQFPGSLTELNGFDAVVLINQNAYEYTLAQQVAMRQYVHDSGGGLVMIGGPDSFGAGGWIGSPIEEVLPVRLDPPQKRQMPRGALVLIIHSVEMPQGVFYGKQVANAAVDALSRLDLAGIIEYSWGNATDWVHPLVELGDKSQIKQAINGLQFGDMQDFSPSFNLALQGLLRVQAGQKHVIMISDGDPTLPPRSLLQKFVDAKISVSTVGVFPHSPADTARMSTIARDTGGQHYEITTQAALATLPQIFIKEAQTIRRSLIWEGQAFAPRIVDAAAETMRGISGVPPISGYVVTADREGLSVVTMRGQENDPIAAQWQFGLGRSVAFTSDAATRWSPAWVSWPGFNQFWQQHIRWAMRPSGSANVRVTTENRGDQTLISIDALDQNGERLNFAQFRGRLALPDGGGQDVQVQQIGPGRYEARVPTEQAGTYLLGLRYAARPEESGPMIEGTVQAAITRPFADEFRAIRDNAPLLRQIAEMTGGKVLSSDPRQAELWRRDDISMPVATTPIWLTLAICSIALFLADVGVRRVRIDPHAIARRIAGLFGASKVKQGAQIGSLQAARDKARERMSEADRGSRTDRAADPAPTPIADVAARKFESGPGTKPDASSPLSSIRSSDAPGERPKPRAGASEIKSAEEGMSALMKAKKRAQEQIDDQSRPRDDKKQD
- a CDS encoding MoxR family ATPase encodes the protein MANSSVPSPETPAELRAECDKFKATFQQLRTEIGKVVVGHKEVVDGVLIALFAGGNVLLEGVPGLGKTLLIRTLSETLHLSFNRVQFTPDLMPADVIGTNIVTEDADTGRRGFQFQRGPIFAQIVLADEINRATPKTQSALLEAMQERSVTVAGQTYKLELPFFVMATQNPIEQEGTYPLPEAQLDRFIFKIVVGYSQLDELMTILDRTTSTENPKPSRVIDGPAILAAQKLVRGVVVAPHVKEYAARLVLATHPGGKHAAGGEGGITNRYVRCGASPRAAQALLLGGKVRALADGRYNVSYKDIQEIATLALRHRLLLNFEAEADRVDPDAIVKEILEKTTTQPMAAVGV
- a CDS encoding GxxExxY protein encodes the protein MNAKIAKVSKEGDVNEPLDNSGAFRKELPADLERIAHTLIGAAIEVHRELGPGLLESVYEEALVHELCTRGLRAQRQVALDVVYKGAVIKGQRLDLVVEGLIVVELKAIAKLADLHGAQLLSYLRAARLPLGLLFNFNVMVLRDGMRRVLNERAIETFSPLVVPSRSSRSSRSGMD